A section of the Parasteatoda tepidariorum isolate YZ-2023 chromosome 6, CAS_Ptep_4.0, whole genome shotgun sequence genome encodes:
- the LOC107446957 gene encoding zinc finger BED domain-containing protein 5-like: protein MFGDNLSKRLQSIPLSNETVARRIGDIDEDVQSQLFSKLREKLFSTQLDEATDSNKDVHLIAYVRFCDNVPVVEKLLFYKPIELKTTAPALFAISNDFMNEANIEWKNCVGICTGGARSISGRFQSIQALVKQKSLHRFGHIV, encoded by the coding sequence ATGTTTGGAGATAATCTTTCAAAACGATTGCAGTCCATACCTCTTTCAAATGAAACTGTTGCTCGTCGAATTGGTGATATAGATGAAGATGTACAGAGTCAGCTTTTCTCGAAATTGCGTGAGAAATTGTTTTCAACGCAGCTTGATGAAGCAACAGATAGTAATAAAGATGTTCATTTAATTGCCTATGTTCGATTTTGTGATAACGTGCCAGTAGTAGAAAAGCTACTTTTCTATAAACCAATAGAACTCAAAACAACAGCGCCCGCATTATTTgctatttcaaatgattttatgaaCGAGGCAAACattgaatggaaaaattgcGTCGGAATATGCACCGGTGGTGCTCGTTCAATATCCGGAAGATTCCAAAGTATACAAGcacttgtaaaacaaaaatcgcTTCATAGATTTGGACACATTGTATGA